One Salmo trutta chromosome 19, fSalTru1.1, whole genome shotgun sequence genomic window carries:
- the ripply1 gene encoding protein ripply1, translating into MSTACLIVKQTPFVVAPRPVGMDTRPQTNDSYDSLWRPWLTTKDMQRECQRSRQSCPYSRPTDSTPAVPGLFPFNGKSQSFQHPVRLFWPKSKSFDYLYSDGEALLRNFPVQATISFYEESDSENDEEDEEWEEEMYSEEKEYLKRQSHYTSYN; encoded by the exons ATGAGTACCGCATGTCTGATCGTCAAACAGACGCCCTTCGTTGTTGCTCCGCGCCCGGTAGGGATGGACACTCGTCCGCAGACAAATGACAG TTATGATTCACTATGGAGACCTTGGCTCACGACCAAGGATATGCAAAGGGAATGCCAGAGAAGCAGACAGTCATGT CCTTACTCCAGACCTACAGACTCCACCCCTGCAGTTCCAGGTCTCTTCCCATTCAATGGGAAGTCCCAGTCCTTCCAGCACCCTGTCAG ACTTTTCTGGCCCAAGTCCAAGTCGTTTGACTACCTGTACAGCGACGGAGAGGCTCTCCTGAGGAACTTCCCTGTCCAGGCCACCATCAGCTTCTACGAGGAGTCAGACAGCGAGAATGACGAGGAGGACGAGGAGTGGGAAGAAGAAATGTACAGCGAGGAAAAGGAGTACCTCAAGCGTCAGTCCCACTACACCAGCTACAACTGA
- the prrg3 gene encoding transmembrane gamma-carboxyglutamic acid protein 3 isoform X1, with protein sequence MGRMLTNTHAHSPIFLSVAFLDGKDAHSLLKRFPRANSFLEEFRQGNIERECVEESCSFEEANEVFENKERTMEFWKTRSVYTVSSHEQTRDGRSEGHLYMVVPLLGVALLLLIALFLIWRCQLQKATRRRPAYTQNRYMNNRNTRSLPRILVHRDTPSHSETPLSRPTVVVSGVERVVGGGSGGGSLVCAANVPQEAHSHPQNTRSALYVQDPSVSVASRLSGATPPPSYEEVTGHLESSSDEVSAPYSDPPPKYEEIVKEK encoded by the exons ATGGGAAGgatgctcacaaacacacacgctcactCTCCAATCTTTCTCTCTGTAGCGTTCCTAGATGGGAAGGATGCTCACTCTCTCCTCAAGCGCTTCCCCCGAGCCAACAGTTTCCTGGAGGAGTTCAGACAGGGTAACATCGAAcgggagtgtgtggaggagagcTGCAGCTTCGAGGAGGCCAATGAAGTGTTCGAGAACAAAGAGAGAACA ATGGAGTTCTGGAAGACTCGCAGTGTGTACACGGTGAGCAGCCACGAGCAGACCAGGGACGGCCGTTCAGAAGGCCACCTCTACATGGTGGTTCCCCTGCTGGGCgtggctctcctcctcctcatcgccCTCTTCCTCATCTGGAGGTGCCAGCTGCAGAAGGCCACACGGCGGCGGCCCGCCTACACCCAGAACCGCTACATGAACAACCGCAACACCCGCAGCCTGCCGCGTATCCTGGTCCACCGGGACACGCCGTCCCACTCCGAGACCCCCTTATCCAGGCCCACAGTGGTGGTGAGTGGGGTGGAGAGAGTAgtaggaggaggaagtggaggagggtCGCTGGTTTGCGCCGCAAACGTTCCCCAAGAAGCCCATTCCCACCCTCAGAACACTCGCTCTGCCCTGTACGTCCAGGATCCGTCTGTGTCAGTAGCGTCGCGTCTCTCCGGTGCCACACCTCCTCCTTCCTACGAGGAGGTGACAGGACACCTGGAGAGCAGCAGCGACGAGGTGTCGGCGCCATACAGCGACCCTCCGCCCAAATATGAGGAGATCGTCAAGGAGAAgtaa
- the prrg3 gene encoding transmembrane gamma-carboxyglutamic acid protein 3 isoform X3, with protein sequence MAEAFLDGKDAHSLLKRFPRANSFLEEFRQGNIERECVEESCSFEEANEVFENKERTMEFWKTRSVYTVSSHEQTRDGRSEGHLYMVVPLLGVALLLLIALFLIWRCQLQKATRRRPAYTQNRYMNNRNTRSLPRILVHRDTPSHSETPLSRPTVVVSGVERVVGGGSGGGSLVCAANVPQEAHSHPQNTRSALYVQDPSVSVASRLSGATPPPSYEEVTGHLESSSDEVSAPYSDPPPKYEEIVKEK encoded by the exons ATGGCGGAAG CGTTCCTAGATGGGAAGGATGCTCACTCTCTCCTCAAGCGCTTCCCCCGAGCCAACAGTTTCCTGGAGGAGTTCAGACAGGGTAACATCGAAcgggagtgtgtggaggagagcTGCAGCTTCGAGGAGGCCAATGAAGTGTTCGAGAACAAAGAGAGAACA ATGGAGTTCTGGAAGACTCGCAGTGTGTACACGGTGAGCAGCCACGAGCAGACCAGGGACGGCCGTTCAGAAGGCCACCTCTACATGGTGGTTCCCCTGCTGGGCgtggctctcctcctcctcatcgccCTCTTCCTCATCTGGAGGTGCCAGCTGCAGAAGGCCACACGGCGGCGGCCCGCCTACACCCAGAACCGCTACATGAACAACCGCAACACCCGCAGCCTGCCGCGTATCCTGGTCCACCGGGACACGCCGTCCCACTCCGAGACCCCCTTATCCAGGCCCACAGTGGTGGTGAGTGGGGTGGAGAGAGTAgtaggaggaggaagtggaggagggtCGCTGGTTTGCGCCGCAAACGTTCCCCAAGAAGCCCATTCCCACCCTCAGAACACTCGCTCTGCCCTGTACGTCCAGGATCCGTCTGTGTCAGTAGCGTCGCGTCTCTCCGGTGCCACACCTCCTCCTTCCTACGAGGAGGTGACAGGACACCTGGAGAGCAGCAGCGACGAGGTGTCGGCGCCATACAGCGACCCTCCGCCCAAATATGAGGAGATCGTCAAGGAGAAgtaa
- the prrg3 gene encoding transmembrane gamma-carboxyglutamic acid protein 3 isoform X2 → MQLSSTQTFLDGKDAHSLLKRFPRANSFLEEFRQGNIERECVEESCSFEEANEVFENKERTMEFWKTRSVYTVSSHEQTRDGRSEGHLYMVVPLLGVALLLLIALFLIWRCQLQKATRRRPAYTQNRYMNNRNTRSLPRILVHRDTPSHSETPLSRPTVVVSGVERVVGGGSGGGSLVCAANVPQEAHSHPQNTRSALYVQDPSVSVASRLSGATPPPSYEEVTGHLESSSDEVSAPYSDPPPKYEEIVKEK, encoded by the exons ATGCAGCTCTCCTCCAcgcaga CGTTCCTAGATGGGAAGGATGCTCACTCTCTCCTCAAGCGCTTCCCCCGAGCCAACAGTTTCCTGGAGGAGTTCAGACAGGGTAACATCGAAcgggagtgtgtggaggagagcTGCAGCTTCGAGGAGGCCAATGAAGTGTTCGAGAACAAAGAGAGAACA ATGGAGTTCTGGAAGACTCGCAGTGTGTACACGGTGAGCAGCCACGAGCAGACCAGGGACGGCCGTTCAGAAGGCCACCTCTACATGGTGGTTCCCCTGCTGGGCgtggctctcctcctcctcatcgccCTCTTCCTCATCTGGAGGTGCCAGCTGCAGAAGGCCACACGGCGGCGGCCCGCCTACACCCAGAACCGCTACATGAACAACCGCAACACCCGCAGCCTGCCGCGTATCCTGGTCCACCGGGACACGCCGTCCCACTCCGAGACCCCCTTATCCAGGCCCACAGTGGTGGTGAGTGGGGTGGAGAGAGTAgtaggaggaggaagtggaggagggtCGCTGGTTTGCGCCGCAAACGTTCCCCAAGAAGCCCATTCCCACCCTCAGAACACTCGCTCTGCCCTGTACGTCCAGGATCCGTCTGTGTCAGTAGCGTCGCGTCTCTCCGGTGCCACACCTCCTCCTTCCTACGAGGAGGTGACAGGACACCTGGAGAGCAGCAGCGACGAGGTGTCGGCGCCATACAGCGACCCTCCGCCCAAATATGAGGAGATCGTCAAGGAGAAgtaa